The Candidatus Nanohalovita haloferacivicina genome has a window encoding:
- the trpS gene encoding tryptophan--tRNA ligase, which yields MPDIDPWGDVEVGNYSEKMDKFGIEPIEEVADRMPDHRFIRRGIIFGHRGLDEFLDAREEGDEFAMMTGIMPSGVFHFGHKCVVDQIKMYQEMGAQVTIAAADIEAYNTREMSLEEARKLVVEEYLKNYVALGIDLEDVDFYFQSKAGNNHLARAATFGRYLTQNEMEATYGSANPGKMSAAQVQYADILRPQFPENGGPKPTVVPVGVDQDPHIRLTRDVARKYRDQDFQKPASTYNKFMRGLQGGKMSSSKPKSYIALTDDIEDAKSKIDQAKTGGQDSLEEHREKGADVEEDMVFELLAFHLIKDDEELARIRDEYESGEMLSGELKQIAKDKLEDFLKEHQRKREEAAPQVEQYIEENFEFDINPEA from the coding sequence ATGCCAGATATTGACCCATGGGGCGACGTAGAAGTCGGAAACTACTCCGAAAAAATGGATAAATTCGGAATTGAACCAATCGAAGAAGTAGCGGACAGAATGCCAGACCACAGATTCATCCGCAGAGGAATAATATTCGGCCACAGAGGCCTTGACGAATTCCTGGATGCTAGAGAGGAAGGAGATGAATTCGCAATGATGACCGGAATCATGCCGTCAGGAGTATTCCACTTCGGCCACAAATGCGTCGTCGACCAGATCAAAATGTACCAGGAAATGGGCGCACAGGTCACAATAGCAGCAGCAGACATAGAAGCATACAACACAAGAGAAATGAGTCTGGAAGAGGCCCGAAAACTCGTCGTAGAGGAATACCTGAAAAATTATGTGGCTCTCGGAATCGATCTGGAAGATGTAGACTTCTACTTCCAGTCCAAGGCCGGAAATAATCACCTGGCAAGAGCTGCAACATTCGGCCGCTACCTCACACAGAACGAAATGGAGGCCACGTACGGTTCTGCAAACCCTGGAAAAATGTCCGCAGCACAGGTACAGTACGCAGACATCCTCAGGCCACAGTTCCCGGAAAACGGAGGCCCAAAGCCAACAGTTGTGCCTGTAGGAGTCGATCAAGATCCTCACATAAGATTAACCAGGGATGTGGCAAGAAAGTACCGTGATCAGGACTTCCAGAAACCTGCTTCAACCTACAATAAATTCATGAGAGGCCTGCAGGGAGGAAAAATGTCCTCCTCCAAACCAAAAAGCTACATCGCACTGACAGATGATATTGAAGATGCCAAGAGTAAGATCGACCAGGCCAAGACAGGAGGACAGGACTCACTGGAAGAACACAGAGAAAAAGGCGCCGACGTCGAAGAAGACATGGTCTTCGAACTACTGGCCTTCCACCTCATCAAAGACGACGAAGAACTCGCAAGAATCAGAGATGAGTACGAATCAGGAGAAATGCTGTCCGGAGAACTCAAACAGATCGCAAAAGACAAACTAGAGGACTTCCTGAAAGAACACCAGAGAAAAAGAGAGGAGGCAGCTCCACAGGTTGAACAGTACATAGAGGAGAACTTCGAGTTCGATATCAACCCGGAGGCCTGA
- a CDS encoding M20 family metallopeptidase, with the protein MKPEELTQELVKLRTVEGNTEEVEKGLQIVERELLGSFEVQRFEKEGEKSLLATRGEPEILLHGHIDVVEAEESLFNPEEREGKIYGRGTADMKAGIACMIKTLQEAEVSNIGLLITSDEERGGFNGTGHVLEETGIEPELAISAEPDDSGHFPSIVTKQKGVLQLELKASGKNAHASKPEKGVNAAEKLLQGYSKFKENFDHSAEFPTTISLGNMSAEGPVNQIPDEAVMQVDIRYSKQYPAEEILGDLEQIQGLEYEVLAKAPMLETSNENRLVKALKKESEKVAGETQFRKENFASDMRFFTEKGVPAVCFGPEGYNLHAEDEYVEVESMEIYCEILKNFLQSELK; encoded by the coding sequence ATGAAACCCGAAGAACTAACTCAGGAACTCGTAAAACTTCGAACAGTCGAAGGAAACACTGAAGAAGTAGAGAAAGGCCTTCAAATAGTAGAAAGAGAACTACTAGGCAGCTTCGAAGTACAGAGATTTGAGAAAGAGGGAGAAAAATCGCTGCTGGCCACAAGAGGAGAACCAGAAATTCTCCTTCACGGCCATATAGATGTAGTAGAAGCTGAAGAATCTCTATTCAATCCTGAGGAGAGAGAAGGTAAAATTTACGGCAGAGGAACTGCTGACATGAAGGCCGGAATCGCATGCATGATAAAAACACTACAGGAGGCCGAGGTCTCAAACATAGGCCTATTGATAACTTCAGATGAGGAAAGAGGAGGATTCAATGGAACAGGTCACGTCTTGGAAGAGACAGGAATCGAACCAGAACTAGCTATCTCAGCGGAGCCAGATGATTCCGGCCACTTCCCTTCAATAGTCACAAAACAGAAAGGAGTGCTTCAACTAGAACTCAAGGCCTCAGGGAAGAATGCACACGCCTCAAAACCTGAAAAAGGAGTTAACGCAGCAGAAAAACTACTTCAGGGATATAGCAAGTTTAAGGAAAACTTTGATCACAGCGCAGAGTTCCCAACGACGATCAGCCTGGGAAATATGTCGGCAGAAGGCCCGGTAAACCAGATCCCAGATGAAGCAGTTATGCAGGTCGATATCAGGTACTCAAAACAGTATCCTGCAGAGGAAATCTTGGGAGATCTGGAACAAATTCAAGGCCTTGAATACGAAGTGCTTGCGAAAGCACCGATGCTGGAAACTTCAAATGAAAACAGGCTAGTAAAGGCCCTGAAAAAGGAATCTGAGAAAGTCGCTGGAGAGACACAGTTCCGTAAGGAGAACTTCGCCAGCGATATGAGGTTTTTCACTGAGAAAGGAGTTCCTGCGGTCTGTTTCGGCCCTGAAGGATACAATCTTCACGCTGAAGATGAGTATGTTGAAGTTGAAAGCATGGAAATTTACTGTGAAATCTTGAAAAACTTTCTACAATCAGAGTTGAAGTAA